The following are from one region of the Mytilus trossulus isolate FHL-02 unplaced genomic scaffold, PNRI_Mtr1.1.1.hap1 h1tg000234l__unscaffolded, whole genome shotgun sequence genome:
- the LOC134701298 gene encoding uncharacterized protein LOC134701298, protein MDPLKSLTFLLFMGASYLILVDAQTKHKVQVLLTTGDQSKLLSQEPDLHPSPTNGDGPEIVVDKSKQYQRMEGFGAAISNSAAYVIYHSPKRHEIMRDLFSPADGIGVSFVRITMGGSDLQAVPPYTYDDMPNGQTDFNMDHFSVNKDREFFIPIIKEALSLNPKLKILGSPWSPPAWMKSSNSLYGGDFHVDYDGKYQQALSLYFVKFIQAYKAEGIDIHAITIQNEPRYQTTGYPTMTMSWQIQRDLVKWHMGPLFLSNNIYTRILIFDHNWDIHAYPENILKDHDAAQYISGVAWHCYGGDKSESATFHSKFPNVDNYFTECSGFASAPHFSDNLVWNLDVLFIHQPTCWVKSVVLWNIALDDQWGPQVQVSGCKNCRGVITVPRGSNVYRKEVEYYVIGHLSKVAQTQSMRIDSTDNVDGLRSVAFENPDGTIAVVILNKQDQTKSLNVNIDGNIYHFSLNGKSVVSMLYSP, encoded by the exons ATGGACCCTTTAAAATCTTTAA CCTTTCTGCTTTTTATGGGTGCTTCATATTTGATTCTAGTTGATGCTCAAACAAAACATAAAGTACAGGTGTTACTTACTACAGGAGACCAATCAAAACTTCTGTCTCAAGAACCAGACTTACATCCAAGTCCTACTAATGGCGACGGACCGGAAATAGTAGTagataaaagtaaacaatatcaAAGAATGGAGGGATTTGGTGCAGCGATCTCAAATTCTGCCGCTTACGTAATTTATCACAGTCCAAAAAGACATGAGATTATGCGAGATCTTTTCAGTCCGGCAGACGGAATAG gagTATCTTTCGTCCGAATAACAATGGGTGGTTCTGACCTACAAGCTGTACCTCCGTACACCTATGATGATATGCCTAACGGCCAAACAGATTTTAATATGGACCATTTCAGTGTTAACAAAGATCGTGAATTCTTTATACCTATTATCAAGGAGGCATTGAGTCTTAATCCAAAGCTGAAAATACTTGGATCTCCTTGGAGTCCCCCAGCTTGGATGAAGTCAAGTAATTCACTTTACGGAGGTGATTTTCATGTGGATTATGACGGAAAATACCAACAGGCGTTATCCTTGTATTTCGTAAAATTCATTCAAGCGTATAAAGCAGAGGGTATAGATATTCACGCCATTACGATCCAAAACGAACCCAGATACCAGACGACAGGTTACCCAACCATGACAATGTCTTGGCAAATACAAAGAGATTTAGTTAAATGGCATATGGGACCGTTATTTCTCAGTAATAATATTTATACTAGAATACTAATATTTGACCATAACTGGGACATTCATGCATATccggaaaatattttaaaggacCATGATGCTGCCCAATACATAAGCGGTGTGGCTTGGCACTGCTATGGAGGAGACAAATCTGAGTCAGCAACATTTCACAGCAAATTTCCAAACGTTGATAATTACTTTACGGAATGCTCCGGTTTTGCGAGCGCACCTCATTTTAGTGATAATTTAGTATGGAATTTGGACGTTTTGTTTATTCATCAACCGACGTGTTGGGTTAAATCAGTCGTTCTTTGGAATATAGCCCTTGACGACCAATGGGGACCCCAAGTTCAGGTTTCTGGATGTAAGAACTGTAGAGGAGTAATCACTGTACCACGTGGAAGCAACGTTTACCGGAAGGAAGTAGAGTATTACGTCATCGGCCACCTATCCAAAGTAGCCCAGACCCAATCAATGAGAATAGACTCTACTGACAATGTTGACGGCTTACGTTCGGTTGCGTTCGAGAATCCTGACGGTACAATTGCAGTGGTCATACTAAATAAGCAAGATCAGACCAAATCGTTGAATGTAAACATTGATGGCAATATTTATCATTTCTCCTTGAATGGAAAGTCAGTTGTTTCGATGTTATATTCCCCTTAA
- the LOC134701249 gene encoding uncharacterized protein LOC134701249 — protein sequence MARRMTSYMTDNNYVDTSVQRGGIPGFSGCIEHTSIISQLIQEAKVNKKDLTVVWLDLANAYGTVPHMLIQQSLDHYHIPDHFKKVIRSYLSGIELRFTTSTFTTTWQKLQKGIVTGCTISVILFVMGMNMIIKSGERETRGPKTSTDIRQPPNRGFMDDLTITTDTHIQARWILKALEETVTWARMSFKPKKSRALIIRKGKRTHQVELKVQGEHGEVIPSIIDNPIKCVGKWYDDSLSDKNDIKRIEQQVSEGMRSIDKTGLPGKLKAWIYQHGLLPRISWPLMLYEITLTTVEKLERTINRHLRKWLGVPPSFTTVGLYSRTAKLQLPFTSLVEEFKVSKSRLVMTLKESRDHKVRTAGVQVRTGRKWSASKAVSEAESRLRHKDIVGTVAVGRQGLGTSKSVFWKNANTQERRSLVQREIKSREEENRQAKTVELESQGAWSRWDLEQRSLTWSDIWRYPQYQLQFLLRLVYDVLPTPSNLHRWKLSETPDCPLCGNRGTLQHVLSGCNIALTQGRFTWRHNQASL from the exons ATGGCTAGAAGGATGACATCATATATGACAGATAACAACTATGTAGACACTTCAGTACAGAGGGGCGGAATACCAGGATTCTCAGGATGTATTGAACATACAAGCATCATTTCACAACTTATTCAAGAGGCCAAAGTGAACAAGAAAGATCTGACAGTAGTATGGCTAGATTTGGCCAATGCCTATGGTACTGTTCCTCACATGCTGATACAACAATCACTAGATCATTACCATATTCCCGACCACTTTAAGAAAGTGATAAGAAGTTATCTCAGTGGGATTGAGCTGCGATTTACAACAAGCACTTTTACAACAACATGGCAGAAACTACAAAAAGGAATAGTTACTGGATGTACCATCTCAGTTATATTGTTTGTCATGGGAATGAATATGATTATTAAATCTGGTGAGAGAGAAACTAGAGGCCCGAAAACATCAACTGACATCAGGCAACCACCAAATAGAGGGTTCATGGACGACTTAACCATCACTACAGATACCCATATACAGGCTAGATGGATATTAAAGGCCTTGGAAGAGACAGTAACATGGGCAAGGATGTCTTTCAAGCCAAAGAAGTCTAGAGCTCTAATTATAAGGAAAGGGAAGAGAACACACCAAGTCGAACTGAAGGTGCAAGGAGAACATGGAGAAGTCATTCCATCAATAATAGACAATCCCATCAAGTGCGTAGGAAAATGGTATGATGACTCTCTTAGTGACAAAAACGATATCAAGAGAATTGAACAACAGGTTTCAGAGGGAATGAGGAGCATCGACAAGACAGGTCTACCAGGAAAATTGAAGGCATGGATATACCAACATGGACTCCTGCCAAGAATATCATGGCCACTTATGCTATACGAAATAACGTTAACAACAGTTGAGAAGCTTGAAAGAACCATCAACAGACATCTAAGGAAATGGTTAGGTGTCCCTCCAAGTTTTACAACTGTAGGACTATACAGCAGAACCGCAAAGTTGCAGCTACCATTTACATCTCTAGTGGAAGAATTTAAAGTTAGCAAAAGTCGCCTTGTGATGACACTGAAAGAATCTAGAGATCACAAAGTAAGAACAGCAGGTGTCCAAGTAAGAACAGGACGGAAATGGTCAGCATCAAAAGCAGTTTCAGAGGCAGAGAGTAGATTGAGGCATAAAGATATTGTTGGAACAGTGGCAGTAGGACGACAGGGCCTTGGTACATCTAAAAGTGTCTTCTGGAAGAACGCTAACACACAAGAAAGACGAAGTCTTGTCCAAAGAGAGATAAAATCTAGAGAAGAAGAAAACAGACAAGCAAAGACAGTAGAATTAGAGAGCCAAGGTGCTTGGTCGAGATGGGATTTGGAACAACGATCCCTTACATGGTCAGATATATGGCGATATCCGCAATACCAACTGCAGTTCCTTCTGAGATTAGTGTATGATGTGTTACCGACACCTTCAAATCTGCACAGGTGGAAACTATCAGAAACACCAGACTGTCCCTTGTGCGGAAACAGAGGAACTCTACAACATGTTCTTTCAGGGTGCAATATCGCTCTTACACAGGGGAGATTTACTTGGCGACACAACCAAG CTTCATTATAA
- the LOC134701248 gene encoding uncharacterized protein LOC134701248: MTLKESRDHKVRTACVQVRTGRKWSASKAVSEAESRLRHTDIVGTVAVGRQGLGTSKSCYWKNSNTQERRSLVQREIKSREEENRQAKTVELGSQCAWSRWDLEQRSLTWSDIWRYPQYQLQFLLRSVYDVLPTPSNLHRWKLSETPDCPLCGNRGTLQHVLSGCNIALTQRRFTWRHNQVLRELAEVIEKQRKDAKHIRDKPIKIQFVKEGEVGQKSKKNISGMLNQAKDWQLEVDLGKKMQYPDIVPTNLRPDMVLWSTSSKKVVIIELTVPWEERCGEANERKRAKYDGLLAECRDRGWQTWNFPVEVGCRGFPAQSVWRMFSAVGVTGQNRRAAIKKLGQAAEKASCWIWMKRDSSSWKPTTNAQ, encoded by the coding sequence ATGACACTGAAAGAATCTAGAGATCACAAAGTAAGAACAGCATGTGTCCAAGTAAGAACAGGACGGAAATGGTCAGCATCAAAAGCAGTTTCAGAGGCAGAGAGTAGATTGAGGCATACAGATATTGTTGGAACAGTGGCAGTAGGACGACAGGGCCTTGGTACATCAAAAAGTTGCTACTGGAAGAACTCTAACACACAAGAAAGACGAAGTCTTGTCCAAAGAGAGATAAAATCTAGAGAAGAAGAAAACAGACAAGCAAAGACAGTAGAATTAGGGAGCCAATGTGCTTGGTCGAGATGGGATTTGGAACAACGATCCCTTACATGGTCAGATATATGGCGATATCCGCAATACCAACTGCAGTTCCTTCTGAGATCAGTGTATGATGTGTTACCGACACCTTCAAATCTGCACAGGTGGAAACTATCAGAAACACCAGACTGTCCCTTGTGCGGAAACAGAGGAACTCTACAACATGTTCTTTCAGGGTGCAATATCGCTCTTACACAGAGGAGATTTACTTGGCGACACAACCAAGTACTCCGGGAACTTGCTGAAGTTATAGAGAAACAGAGGAAAGATGCGAAACACATTAGAGACAAACCTATCAAGATCCAGTTTGTGAAGGAGGGTGAAGTAGGCCAGAAAAGTAAAAAGAACATATCAGGAATGCTTAATCAGGCAAAGGATTGGCAGTTAGAAGTTGATCTAGGAAAGAAGATGCAATATCCTGATATTGTACCAACAAACCTAAGACCAGACATGGTACTTTGGTCTACAAGCAGTAAAAAAGTAGTAATCATAGAGTTGACAGTTCCCTGGGAGGAGAGATGTGGCGAAGCAAATGAAAGAAAGAGGGCAAAATATGATGGACTGTTGGCAGAGTGCAGAGATAGAGGATGGCAGACATGGAACTTTCCTGTTGAGGTTGGCTGCAGAGGCTTCCCTGCACAGTCAGTGTGGAGAATGTTTTCTGCAGTTGGAGTGACTGGCCAGAATAGAAGAGCAGCAATCAAGAAACTAGGCCAAGCAGCAGAGAAAGCATCTTGCTGGATATGGATGAAGAGAGATAGTAGTAGCTGGAAACCCACCACCAATGCGCAGTGA
- the LOC134701250 gene encoding uncharacterized protein LOC134701250 — translation MATNTSICGICSLRQITQISNHWCPQCEEALCDECRDHHKLLKVTRSHVPIPMSDYKSIPSFITDIHQSCIYHNEQYQQYCVDHVLPICFKCITDHRTCNVTTLEEVINNVKTSEQFLDLESRLGDLLQNIDQIKKDRNSDVRKIEKTKTRLVIKIRQKRAEIIKRLHNLEKQIIKDLDEKADQNCKSIQKVLSPVKEKEIIISKYQANFQKMKQYASDLQTFLVMNEIEVKVYENEQYLQSLKEANSLIQLYLAWKVDPVLEHISNSLKNFGSIEMITQTSGLEFIRSKNKQAQLQVVSMKKTIYDVNLILQMKITTDGKIVRGCCMSKEGDLLFTDHCDAKSLTVSASGNKLKYKMKLVTSMVFDLTLVDEKTVAITSGDSGGKGGIDIIDIKNQRKIKFMELPGRTYGITRDHDSLYVCVEGRGIYKINILDGTTARVISCNLPICSYVSVFSDKIYYTNYEYSSVVCCDKNGSRVWIFEDKLVLDEPEGISIDNNGHVFVVGVKSSNVVIISNDGKHHKQLLTKDDGLRSPSAIFLDKENKKLLVANTSTSAFVYNIL, via the coding sequence atggcaACTAACACCAGCATTTGTGGCATATGTTCACTTCGACAGATAACACAAATATCTAACCACTGGTGCCCGCAATGTGAAGAAGCTCTTTGTGATGAGTGCAGAGATCACCATAAGTTACTAAAAGTCACGAGAAGTCACGTACCTATACCAATGTCAGATTACAAGTCAATTCCATCATTTATAACTGACATACATCAATCGTGTATCTATCACAATGAACAATATCAACAATATTGCGTTGACCACGTCTTGCCTATTTGTTTCAAATGCATCACTGATCATCGTACATGTAACGTCACTACTCTTGAGGAAGTCATCAATAACGTCAAGACCTCTGAGCAATTTCTAGACTTAGAATCAAGACTTGGCGACTTATTACAAAATATCGATCAAATTAAAAAGGACAGAAATTCTGATgtgagaaaaattgaaaaaacgaAAACGCGACTTGTTATAAAAATTCGACAGAAAAGAGCAGAAATTATCAAACGCTTACACAATCTTgagaaacaaattataaaagatcTTGACGAAAAGGCAGATCAAAATTGCAAGAGTATTCAGAAAGTTTTATCACCGGTCAAAGAGAAAGAAATAATTATCAGTAAATATCAGGCAAATTTCCAAAAGATGAAACAATACGCGTCTGATCTTCAAACATTTCTCGTTATGAacgaaattgaggtcaaagttTATGAAAATGAACAATATCTGCAGTCATTGAAAGAAGCAAACAGTTTGATTCAACTTTACCTAGCGTGGAAGGTTGACCCAGTTTTGGAACATATTTCAAACAGTTTAAAGAACTTTGGATCAATTGAAATGATAACCCAAACAAGCGGCCTCGAGTTCATTAGATCGAAAAACAAACAAGCACAGTTACAAGTAGTATCAATGAAGAAGACTATTTACGATGTGAATTTGATTTTACAGATGAAGATTACAACAGACGGAAAGATAGTTAGAGGATGTTGTATGTCAAAAGAGGGAGACCTTCTGTTCACTGATCATTGCGACGCAAAATCGCTCACCGTATCTGCATCAGGTAATAAactcaaatataaaatgaaactaGTTACTAGTATGGTGTTTGACTTAACACTGGTTGACGAAAAGACTGTTGCTATTACATCCGGGGACTCAGGAGGGAAGGGCGGTATTGATATCATAGATATAAAGAACCAACGCAAAATAAAGTTCATGGAACTTCCTGGTCGTACATATGGAATCACAAGAGATCACGACTCGCTGTATGTCTGTGTAGAAGGACGCggaatatacaaaataaatattttggacGGTACTACAGCTCGCGTGATCAGTTGTAATCTACCGATCTGTTCATACGTTTCTGTTTTCTCAGACAAGATATATTACACGAACTACGAATATAGCAGTGTAGTTTGTTGTGATAAAAACGGATCACGTGTTTGGATTTTTGAAGACAAACTTGTTTTGGATGAACCGGAAGGCATCTCTATTGATAATAATGGTCACGTGTTTGTTGTTGGAGTAAAATCGTCAAATGTAGTCATAATATCGAACGATGGAAAGCATCACAAACAACTCTTGACCAAAGATGATGGCCTTCGTTCCCCATCTgctattttccttgataaagaGAACAAGAAACTTCTTGTTGCAAATACTTCGACATCTGCTTTCGTTTACAATATTTTGTGA